The proteins below are encoded in one region of Aquisphaera giovannonii:
- a CDS encoding hybrid sensor histidine kinase/response regulator, translating into MSDDLSGFSMMDLFRMEAEERLAVLSEGLVALEGGGASAATIEPLMRAAHSLKGAARIVNMDAAVRVAHAMEDCLVAAQKGAITLSPPDIDVLLRGVDFLTQISKVAEPEIEAWQAARAGDVEALAAELSKIEQGMTAEPSPPPARPAPAPEAPPAPPPAPPPAESPAPPPPAEPPARPPVVEAAPAAKSAPAPTPPAPAPSPSPAPAAAAAEPADRVVRVTAESLTRLMGLAGESLVQTRRIRPFVDSLLDLRGRQSRLLETLQRLEDRLSGVGDALPAADRELLATARGQAARCLEGLGTTVETIEEFARGSEDLSGRLHHEVLASRMRPFADGTRGFARLVRDVAKQLGKRAKLEVVGETTGVDRDILDGLEAPLNHLIRNALDHGLEMPDARRAAGKDPAGTIRLEARHRAGMLQILVADDGRGIDLDRLRAKVVERGLTTASVAARLSDAELLDFLFLPGFSTKEAVTELSGRGVGLDVVQSMVQAVRGSVRVSTQLGAGTRFILQLPLTVSVIRALLVEIAGEPYAFPLNRIDRILMLDRGEVRELEGKPHTLIDGQPVGLIEAAQVLELPATPREKGSLPVVVASDRSHRFAVVVDKFLGERDLRVAPLDPRLGKVPNLNSSSVLEDGWPVLIIDVEDLVRSIDNLLTGRRIKRLSVEAAPAAEARGPKRVLVVDDSITVRELERQLLENRGYDVDVAVDGVDGWNAVRSHRYDLVVSDIDMPRMDGIQFVSHIKEDARLRAIPVIIVSYKDREEDRIRGLDVGANVYLTKSSFHDQTFLNTVVDLIGEAEG; encoded by the coding sequence ATGAGCGACGACCTCAGCGGCTTCTCGATGATGGACCTGTTCCGCATGGAGGCGGAGGAGCGCCTGGCCGTCCTCTCCGAGGGCCTCGTCGCCCTGGAGGGCGGCGGCGCCTCGGCGGCGACGATCGAGCCCCTGATGCGCGCCGCGCACTCGCTCAAGGGCGCCGCGCGGATCGTCAACATGGACGCCGCCGTCCGCGTCGCCCACGCGATGGAGGACTGCCTCGTCGCCGCCCAGAAGGGGGCCATCACGCTCTCCCCGCCGGACATCGACGTCCTCCTCCGCGGCGTCGACTTCCTCACCCAGATCTCCAAGGTCGCCGAGCCCGAAATCGAGGCCTGGCAGGCCGCACGCGCCGGCGACGTCGAGGCGCTCGCCGCCGAGCTCTCGAAGATCGAGCAGGGCATGACCGCGGAGCCCAGCCCGCCCCCCGCGCGGCCGGCGCCGGCCCCCGAGGCACCTCCGGCCCCGCCCCCTGCACCGCCTCCGGCCGAATCCCCGGCCCCGCCGCCTCCGGCCGAGCCCCCTGCCCGGCCGCCCGTCGTCGAGGCCGCCCCGGCGGCGAAGTCGGCACCCGCGCCCACGCCGCCGGCCCCGGCCCCGTCTCCCTCGCCCGCCCCCGCGGCCGCCGCGGCGGAGCCCGCCGACCGGGTGGTCCGGGTGACGGCGGAGAGCCTGACGCGGCTGATGGGGCTGGCGGGCGAGTCGCTCGTGCAGACGAGGCGGATCCGGCCGTTCGTCGATTCCTTGCTGGACCTCCGGGGGCGTCAGTCGAGGCTGCTGGAGACCTTGCAGCGGCTGGAGGACCGGCTCTCGGGCGTCGGCGACGCCCTGCCCGCGGCCGACCGCGAATTGCTCGCCACGGCGCGGGGGCAGGCGGCGCGTTGCCTGGAGGGGCTGGGGACGACGGTGGAGACGATCGAGGAGTTCGCGCGCGGCAGCGAGGACCTCTCGGGCCGGCTCCATCACGAGGTGCTGGCCAGCCGGATGCGGCCCTTCGCCGACGGCACCCGCGGGTTCGCGAGGCTCGTCCGCGACGTGGCCAAGCAGCTCGGCAAGCGGGCGAAGCTTGAGGTCGTCGGCGAGACCACGGGCGTGGACCGCGACATCCTGGACGGCCTGGAGGCGCCGCTGAACCACCTGATCCGCAACGCGCTGGACCACGGCTTGGAGATGCCCGACGCCCGCCGCGCCGCGGGAAAGGACCCGGCCGGGACGATCCGCCTGGAGGCACGGCACCGGGCGGGCATGCTCCAGATCCTCGTCGCGGACGACGGCCGCGGGATCGACCTGGACCGGCTCCGCGCGAAGGTCGTCGAGAGGGGGCTGACGACGGCCTCGGTCGCGGCCCGGCTGAGCGACGCGGAGCTGCTCGACTTCCTCTTCCTGCCGGGCTTCTCCACCAAGGAGGCGGTGACGGAGCTCTCGGGCCGGGGCGTGGGCCTGGACGTCGTGCAGAGCATGGTCCAGGCCGTCCGCGGCTCGGTCCGCGTCTCCACCCAGCTCGGCGCCGGGACCCGGTTCATCCTCCAGCTCCCGCTGACGGTCTCGGTGATCCGGGCCCTGCTCGTGGAGATCGCCGGCGAGCCGTACGCCTTCCCGCTGAACCGGATCGACCGCATTTTGATGCTCGACCGCGGCGAGGTCCGCGAGCTCGAGGGCAAGCCGCACACGCTGATCGACGGCCAGCCCGTGGGCCTGATCGAGGCCGCCCAGGTCCTGGAGCTCCCCGCCACGCCCCGCGAGAAGGGGAGCCTGCCCGTCGTCGTCGCCAGCGACCGCAGCCACCGCTTCGCCGTCGTCGTGGACAAGTTCCTGGGCGAGCGCGACCTCCGCGTGGCGCCGCTGGACCCGCGGCTCGGCAAGGTGCCCAACCTGAACAGCTCGTCGGTGCTGGAGGACGGCTGGCCGGTCCTGATCATCGACGTGGAGGACCTCGTCCGGTCGATCGACAACCTCCTGACCGGCCGCCGGATCAAGCGCCTCAGCGTCGAGGCCGCCCCCGCCGCCGAGGCCCGCGGCCCGAAGCGCGTCCTCGTCGTGGACGACTCGATCACCGTCCGCGAGCTCGAGCGCCAGCTGTTGGAAAACCGCGGCTACGACGTGGACGTCGCCGTGGACGGCGTGGACGGCTGGAACGCCGTGCGGTCCCACCGCTACGACCTCGTCGTCAGCGACATCGACATGCCCCGCATGGACGGCATCCAGTTCGTCTCCCACATCAAGGAAGACGCCCGCCTCCGCGCCATCCCCGTGATCATCGTCTCCTACAAGGACCGCGAGGAGGACCGCATCCGCGGCCTCGACGTCGGCGCGAACGTCTACCTCACCAAGAGCAGCTTCCACGACCAGACGTTCCTGAACACCGTCGTGGACCTCATCGGCGAGGCGGAGGGGTGA